The window caatttgataaaaagtttaaatttttggcaagtttttggttttttttttttaccacgttcaccgagggggtccaattatgattaggatttattgtacagattgttacggacgcagcgataccaaataagtggggattttttgtgatttagtgttttttatactttattacttgtgtacagggaaatgtggtgtttggggggactttcactttcttttattatttatttttattttaaaaaaaactttattttttttacttcttttacatttactgacatcttagtttgaacaagtgatcttctgatcatttgttcaagctcttttacaggttacacagtgcaatacagaagtattgcactgtgtaatgtaagacacggatgaagatcgcgcagccccgggcaccggcagtcccggggctgcgatcggagcagcggacccccccggtaagcgccacgggggggtccgattcacctttactaaactttaaatgcctctaacacgccacggtcagcgcgaccgcggcgtgttaggggttaacacccgcgatcggagaaatctccgattgcgggtgttagaggcaggtgtcggctataatatatagctgacacccgcagcttctggccccggctccgttcaggagccggggccagaagcttgacgtaataatactgcattttgcgggaacgcacctcccgccatgcagtactattacgtcaaatgtcgggaaggggttaaaatatattgTTGTGAATATAAACAAAAAGTCAAAATCTAAACATAAAGGGAAAGTTTTAGGGGTGTTACCCCCTACCATGCAGATATAACCCCCTGTGACTTGATTTGCCTGGGTTCCCTTGGATTAAGGGATTTGTTAGAGGGTATGGTGCTATTGTTTGTAGTTTTACGTCttgtgttatagtaaagcctTAGGTCTCCGCCATGGTCTGTTAGCAGATCTGTGTCTGTAGCTATTATTACGTTTACACTTTATTTTGTAACCGGCTCACAGTGAAACAATGTTGCATATCACTGTGATTGGCTTATATATTCTTTATGAGGACATATATGTCCGGGCTGTAGATTATAGTGACGCTGTTTATTGCAGCTGGTGCCCTATACACGCCCAGTGTGGCGTTTTGCTCACATAACAGATAACGCTACTGCCCCGTTGTTGTATTTCATTGCAGCCTTACCAGACACAGTCCGAGAAGCAGTGAGATGCTGTACCCGGGCTGTGTTCTGTGACCGCGGCTTCACTCCTCCTCTTATGTGATGCCGCGAGACCTTCCACTATATGTCCCTCATCACACAGCTGAGAACCTTCATGTCTCTGGCTAGCGGTGTTGGTTGGAAAATGACTTCTTCTGTTCTgcacttttcttcttcttttgtgtatttttttttattttgttcagaTGTTCTCCATGTGATACGGTGCCCGgggtgtatccaatcctatcatgtgtgatactgcctgctgagctgtgtatccaatcctatcatgtgtgatactgactgctgagctgtgtatccaatcctatcatgtgtgatactgactgctgagcggtgtatccaatcctatcctgtgtgatactgactgctcaactttgtatctaatcccatcaggtGTGATACTGcatgccgagctgtgtatctaatcccatcctgtgtgatactgactgctgagctatgtatctaatcccatcctgtgtgatactgtctgctgagctgtgtatctaatcctatcctgtgtgatactgactgctgagctgtgtatctaatcctatcctgtgtgatactgtctgctgagctgtgtatctaatcccatcctgtgtgatactgcctgctgagctgtgtatctaatcctatcctgtgtgatactgactgctgagctatgtatctaatcccatcctgtgtgatactgcctgctgagctgtgtatctaatcccatcctgtgtgatactgcctgctgagctgtgtatctaatcctatcctgtgtgatacagtctgctgagctatgtatctaatcccatcctgtgtgatactgtctacttagctgtgtatctaatcctatcctgtgtgatactgtctgctgagctatatatctaatcccatcctgtgtgatacggcctgctgagctgtgtatctaatcctatcctgtgtgatactgactgctgagctgtgtatctaatcctatcctgtgtgatactgtctgctgagctgtgtatctaatcccatcctgtgtgatactgcctgctgagctgtgtatctaatcctatcctgtgtgatactgactgctgagctatgtatctaatcccatcctgtgtgatactgcctgctgagctgtgtatctaatcctatcctgtgtgatacagtctgctgagctatgtatctaatcccatcctgtgtgatactgtctacttagctgtgtatctaatcctatcctgtgtggtactgtctgctgagctatgtatctaatcccatcctgtgtgatacggcctGCTGATGTTACACCTTCTGGCTCGGTGACTGCAGCTCTCCTCTTTATGTGCTGAATACATGATGATTGATCCTTCTTCTATTTTTACCTCCGATGTTTCCATTTTTAATGTTGGGAAACAATTCGGGAGCTGGAAATAAAACTATAAATAGAAGCCTTTACCCCGGGGACGTTTCCAGTGtttgggaacacggaggagctgaAAGCAGACGGTGACAATAGACGGGTAAATGCAGCAAAAATAGAGAAGTATTTATAGAGCCGCCTGCAGCCATCACATAGACAATCAatgggggagatgaggagggaacagcgccctctgctggctgcCTGAAGAactgcactcacatacacaatCAATGGGGGAGATGAGGAAGGAACaagcgccctctgctggctgcCTGAAGAactgcactcacatacacaatcaatgggggagatgaggagggaacACGCCCTCTGCTGGCTGCCTGAAGAACTGCACTCCCATACACAATCAATGGGGAAGATGAGGAGGGaacagcgccctctgctggctggTTAAAGAactgcactcacatacacaatCAATGGGGGAGATGAGGAAGGaacagcgccctctgctggctggTTATAGAACTGCATACACAATCAATGGGGGAGATGAGGACGGaacagcgccctctgctggctgcCTGAAGAACTGCAAACACACAATAGGTGAGAAGATCATTTTTAACAAGTTTACAAGTTGTAATTTTTCTCGCACATCCCTGGGGTATGCAAACAATGTGTGATCACACTGACACGAACCCTCTACACTATCATGGATTCAGAGTAACTATGAACAGGCCCTATAACAGGGAGCCAAACTGCTAGACATGGAAGGTGCAATACATCCCCTGTATAGAGGTTACCAAATGAAGATTACTCCAAATACTACCGAACCACAATGCAACCGACACAAGACAAACCAATCAGCCAACATCTAGCAGATACAATTCAGTGTCTCCCCATTGGTGAGATTATGGATAATCTGACCCACCCGCAAGGCCCCGATCGTCAGGGATGACCATAGCCGTGCTCATCCCCTGATAGGATGATCATAAAGCAAGAGCTGCCAGAAGACGCAGTGCACCACAAATAATCCCAGTGCGAATAACTGAGACTTTACTAAGAAAATGTATTAAGTTTATTTGCCTGGAAGCAGATTGTCatataatacaaaataatacaatatatatacaaggAGATAagacactcctgataaatctccccgtaGAATTAACCTACAAAGAGTACAGTACTAAATCACAGTGtgttatgctccagagctgcactcactgttctgctgatgAAACAGCTGTGACAATACAAAGACCTGCATGAATATTATCTTGGTGTCATATGATGCAAAAATAGTATAAATCAATCGTGGCTAAAATGATGTAATTTAATCCATAGAATTTGTGCTTTATCCTCCTGTATAACACCCCGTCCCTGCTCCCCCTGACGCCCCTTCCAGTATTAACCACAAGAATTTCATTCCAAAACACAtcagttcattttttttttttttttaaataccgacaCGCAGCACACGGGCCTCAGCGCTACAAGTTATACTAAACATAGTCCAGAAGTTCTGTTTCCATCTCATTCTCACTTCCTTCAGAAGGATGAaattcttcctcctcatcttcctcttCTCCAGACTCGTATGCGAGCGGCTCCTTACTGTCACTAGAGGCAGCAGGACTGGTGAACAGAGCTAAGGGAAGAGGAGGAACACAGCTCCTGTCACATcacgtattatactccagagctgcactcactattctgctgctggtgcagtcactgtgtacatacatgacattacttatcctgtactgatcctgagttacatcctgtattatactccagagctgcactcactattctgctgctggtgcagtcactgtgtacatacatgacattacttatcctgtactgatcctgagttacatcctgtattatactccagagctgcactcactattctgctgctggtgcagtcactgtgtacatacatcacattacttatcctgtactgatcctgagttacatcctgtattataccccagagctgcactcactattctgctgctggtgcagtcactgtgtacatacatgacattacttatcctgtactgatcctgagttacatcctgtattatactccactagctgcactcactattctgctgctagtgcagtcactgtgtacatacatcacattacttatcctgtactgatcctgagttacatcctgtattataccccagagctgcactcactattctgctgctggtgcagtcactgtgtacatacatgacattacttatcctgtactgatcctgagttacatcctgtattatactccagagctgcactcactattctgctgctggtgcagtcactgtgtacatatgtgacattacttatcctgtactgatcctgagttacattctgtattataccccagagctgcactcactattctgctgctggtgcagtcactgtgtacatacatgacattacttatcctgtactgatcctgagctacatcctgtattatagcccagagctgcactcactattctgctgctggtacagtcactgtgtacatacatgacattacttatcctgtactgatcctgagttacatcctgtattatactccagagctgcactcactattctgctgctggtgcagtcactgtgtacatacatgacattacttatcctgtactgatcctgagttacatcctgtattataccccatagctgcactcactattctgctgctggtgcagtcactgtgtacatacatgacattacttattctgtactgaccctgagttacatcctgtattatactccagagctgcactcactattctgctgctggtgcagtcactgtgtacatacatgacattacttatcctgtactgatcctgagttacattctgtattataccccagagctgcactcactattctgctgctggtgcagtcactgtgtacatacatgatattacttatcctgtactgatcctgagttacatcctgtattatactccagagctgcactcactattctgctgctggtgcagtcactgtgtacatacatgacattacttatcctgtactgatcctgagttacatcctgtattatactccagagctgcactcactattctgctgctggtgcagtcactgtgtacatacatggcattacttatcctgtactgatcctgagttaaatcctgtattatactccagagctgcactcactattctgctgctggtgactCACTGTTTGACTGCTCTTTGAGTATATTTCTATCTCACCTGGTCTCTTGGAGCGGATGATTTGCTTGATCATGAGTGACATGGAGTCTCTCAGCAGGTCACTAGTCTTGGGCAGACACCAGCCGTCCCGTTCGTTACATTCACTCTCTGCTCCGTCATTCCTCTTGATAATCTCCTGCAGACTAGAGCAGAATTATAATCCATGAGGTAATCTGCCCGTTATGAGCCTGCAGAGGACTGGggtgtgcagcacatctccaggTAGCTAGGTTTTTCTAGGCCGGGACCACCCATCAGTAAAACCTACCTGTCCACATTTATATCACACAGCTGGTAAAACATCTGGCGGTATGGAGGTAAGTTACCTTCCCGGAAGATGTACACCGACTCCTGTAATAAGGCAAAATTAAGATACTACGGTAGTATTGTCTGAGGCACAGACCTAATACACTGACAGTACATGTGGTACAGGCTCACTGGTCCCTTTATAGATGGTGGTAGCTCTCTGCCTTATACAATGGAGCTCCAGAGAAAGCCCCTCGTATATTATGTGCCTGGATGAGACAGCAAGGTTTTCCCTTCTTAGAGATGGCGCCTGGAGCACATGTGAGCCGCATATGCACGCTTAGCTTAGCATCTTTAGGATGCCTCGGCCTCCTCTACTAGTCTCATGGGGCGTTAACACCCCCCAACACAACCCCTCCCCGAATCGGTAAGTCTCCTTTCTTCAACCTACCATCTCATAATCTCATATTCATTATACCCAGAGCACTCAGAACAGAACCACCTGAGAAAGCCAAAACGTGCCTCGAGGAGCTGTGGTGGTACTATAAGAGGGGGAACCATTACTACCAACTTTCGTAAGAGAGACACGtcacagaattttttattttttttgccccaagcCACGCCTTTAGTTTGATCTCTTCTCCACACCCGCACAGAGTAATTTCCCCCTTAGTGCCTcaacctccccctcacattgtgtcacCCTCCAGCTCCCTGTCACATCGCAGCCCCTCTGACATTGTGCCCCCAACTCCCTCTCTTACCCCCGCAGCAGTCCTccactcatattgtgtccccccagctGCTCACCACTTATTGTACTCCtcatcttttttaaaaaatcagatTTGGCTTtattgatttttacattttaaggaAAACAACACAACACCAACAATGCCCCAATTGCGGAAAAGACAGCCCCTCCCACCCCATCCTCCCCACTCCACAGTTCCGGTCCCTGACAGCTTCACCTTCTGCAATTCTGGGATGGGTCTTGTCTGCCCACTCCTAGCAGCTCCCTATCTTATTTTGtccaccccccagcagctccccttcttatagtgcccccagcagTTCCCATCGCTTATATATtgccccccagcagcagctcttctctcctctgctcctgctgtATGCTACAGCAGAGCCAGAGGCACAGTGGATGGTGCAAGGAGCTGCCAGCCCACCGTCACTGCTCTGTCAGTAACTAGACGTTGCCAACAGAGCGGATATCCTGGTATATACCTCCCGCCAGGAGGGACAGAGCCCGAAAGTCGGGACAGGGCATCAAAATAAAAGGGGAAACTGCAAAGGGGGGCAAAATAGGTAGGGGAACTGCTGTGGGGTGAAATAAGAGGTAGGCCCTATAAgagtgggagctgctggggggcaaaataagaggaaATTTGCcgtaatttatttttatgtagtCTGTGGATTGTCTTATATGCTAACGTGATGTAGTTGGTGACCACCACATGTTTTCATTAATAATGTTTCATCCATTTTGGTAGTAACTATTAGTTTGGTGCCATTTTATTGGGTACACTATATTCATGCTACTTATAGGTACTTCTGTTTTGAGCAATGTAGCAGGGGATGCAACAAATTTAAATAGAGTTTGTGAGACTATTATAGGTTTTCAGCATAACAGGGGTTAAGATCCCCAAACTAGAGATCTGCAACTCCATGAAATAATTGCTTCATTAATAAGCAAGTACACAATTACTCCTAAATATAAAAAGGTAATGACTCACCTTCAGCCGGTATTTATTAGGCGGAGCCTTTTTACTGTCTTTAGAGCCCAGTGACCCGAGGCCATGGGTCAGGTCCTGCATGCTGATGGCTTGTGGCACTGCAATACAGTGATGGGCACAATGGATCAGCAGGAAGAGACGGCTGTTGGCACAACATCTCTCTTTTGTGGGTGGGAATGTGAACCCCCTTTTCTAACATTGCATAGATGGACTTTGGTTCCATCTGCATTCGATATTTCGGGTTTGTGATGTGTATTTTTCTGAATTTGTGTAACTCACCTGGTTTCTTCAAGGTGATGGGCAAGCTGTAATTGTAAGTGCTGCGTTTGGCTTTAACCGGCATCTCATTAGAATTGTAGCCTATTAAAGGAAGCAGAGGAGGTTAGAGGAATCGTGGCAAAGTCTCATATTAAGATTTAATATGCAGGTATTAAGCAGAGTGTCTGAAGGGACCAAAATTCCACAGAACCCTCCCTGTTAATGAAGTGCCAGTGTGCTTACATGAACATTAAGTGCATGGGGCAACAATCAGGTAAATGACACTTCATAAACAGCAAGGTTTTGGGGCGCAACTGCTCACGCATTCTCCTGATCCCTGGGGGCTCCAACCAGTCTTTGAGAATACAAGAGAAGTGAAAGAGATGGGGCGATGCCTTCCATGAATTGTGAAAGGAAATCTGCTCATCCTTACTACTTACCATATTTCATTCCACATCGTATCCGGAAATCAAGCACTTGGTATATTTTAGCTTCCGGGTTTTTTCTCGGGTCGTAGCCAAACCGCACCCAAAGACTCCTCCATGGTCCAGTCAGCTAGAAAGAAGATCCAAAATGATGGTACTGCTACATAAAATACTTAGAGTAACAGCATAAGTCCCACAGTTATGTATAGATTTTATATATGGAAATTCTGCTGTGTAATACAGAACAATAGAGGGTGTTCATCAGCAGGTGGAGAGAGCTTTGTCCGTATATAAACcccattatttgtaaagtgctgtggaatatgatgaggCGTCATAGATTAATATGATTGCAGATATTTTACATATGGAAATTAACATGCAGTGTGGATTTCACGATTAGCAGCATGTCAGTAGTTTGCTGTTGATCCGCAGCAGATTTCTCCTGATTTTCTGCTGGACGTAGCAGGAGAAGTCTGCAACATATAAATTGACTCGTATGCTATCTTTTATATGGTCGTGTTCCATCCAAGTAACACTGTCCGAGTACCAGATAGTACCAGGcctatttaccatatttttcggactatatatgaaccgtacttacagacatccTTATGATCAGGTGcgacttatatatgaacctaaacggtttagcaggcatttattgatggtgcgccttataatccagtgcgccttatagtccgaaaaatacggtatatctttCAGGACCACAGTAATTTTGACACTTTTGCAATATTGGATTCTGAGAGacgcaattttttacattttctctcAACGCAGCTGTATAAGGGTTAGTTTTTTGCAACaccagatatatattttttttattgtacaattCCGGGATAAATATAAGTTGTTAATgaacttttattaactctttctgagCTACAAAGAAAAATTGCATTTGTACCACTtttcttttaatttaattttttttcagtcaTTTGTCATCATCATTCTATGGGTCACTATGATTTTTATGTTTAACTGCTTTTGCATGCAAAAAGTACTtctttttaaaaacttaaaaaaattaaaaacttcttgtttttttattatactttgtGACTATTATTTGATGTATATTTGGGTTTCAATTGACACTATTATTTAACACCAGCATACACTAGTATACAACTCTTTGCTCTGACACATCAGAGGGAAGAGTATATAGTATAAACAGTGTACCTGTCACTGCAGCTGCTTTGTTTCTATGTACGATAATTGATGCTTTCCTgaaaatcagtccattaattcAGAAAAGAATCAATCAGATATTTACAAGAAAAGttgcagtacagaagtacaaGGAGCCAGGTCAGTCCCTCGGAGAAGCAGTTTTAGGGATGAGAGGGTTGGGGAGGGGTATGATTATTTAGAAAAATAGGCTTTTATAGAGAATTTTTTTTGCAACAAGGTAAATTTCAGAGGAGATCGGTATCACAATGCCAGCAGCACTAGAGAATTTATTATGTTCTGGAGTTAACTATTTCTGGTATGGATTCCTTTTTAGGATCTTAACTAATTGCATCCTGATAAGGTCATCAAGACCAGAGGCTGTTAATTACAGCCATAACTCCCCCCTTCCCCAAGCAGAGATGCCAGGATCACCGGAGGAAGGAGGACCCTAAATATACTGCAGCTCTGCAAACTGTCACTCTGAGAGTGGCAGTATATTTACGTGGACCAGTGGTGAACGGGTTAAGGAAGACCTAAATATGTTGTCAATACTGACCATGTAATAAGCAAAATAAGGCAGAAGCAGCTTCAGCTTGTCAGGATGGAGGCAGAGATTGGCTTTAATTGCATTGCGGGACCAAATGGGACGACAAGTAAAGAGCTGGAGAAAGAACAGAATCATATTATAAAACCCTATGATACAGATAGACCACAAGGACCTATCCATCCCAATCCATCCTGAAACATACATACCCTCCTCATCTCCTGCTCTACTTTCATGTCCACTGTATTGGTACACAGCTTCTTCCATTTCTTGACGGCAGCTGGATGAGGCTCATTGGGCACCTCCCCATCTTCAAAGTTAACAAAAATGGCATTGTGAGGTCTACGAGCCCTGCTTAACCCAATCAGATTCTCACTGGACAGATGTGGAGGCTGATAACCATCCCTAAAGAAGTAAGAAAATGTTAATTGTGCAGTACTGAACAGTAGGGGGGTTaattatcattagaccagctccttgggacagttctatatcTATTTTTGaagctccgctgcccatcagatgcattaaagtggctttgggcctttaataaatgttctaatggtccatttccttttttaaaaagtcccccAAAAAGGCACAGCAGTAGATCTATCTTTACACCAGATCAATGAAGAGGTGTAGGTAGCCCGGTAAacctttttagcagtgaaaagtctcaaaaaaacctcaatatgactactttgagacttttttatgcaaaaaaaggcccaggaaaaccaatggtaAATAGGAAATAGCAAGCTGCATGACCGTGCCCTGGGGGACAGTGTAAGGAAAGGCAAGGTCCTCCATTTGTGGGCAGATTGTgtaatacaagcagtccccgggttacgtacaagatagggtccggaggtttgttcttaagatgaatttgtatgcaagtcgaaactgtatattttataattgtagatccagacaagaaaaaaaaaatattggccccagtgaaaattgaagtttaaagattttttgctgtaatgggaccaaggattatcagtacagcctcattacagacaccttacagctgatcactgcaatctggaactatagtaaagcattcagaaagcttcaccagaggtcagaggggtctgtctgtaactatgggttgtttgtaaatcgggtgtccttaaaggggtattcctatcagggcatttacatttaataaaattcatttgccatttgtaagcatttcttcaattggatgttaattaaaaaaaaatgttcctgtgtgaagataatttctaataaatgtagccatgttgtcccttagaaacgagatggcttcctcggatacgaccacgtcacactctggcagcggtggccagatatgcgctattgagtcctgtctgacctcctggattcagcaatcattaccacaggacggctgtgggacctgcagcaactcccggacacttcatatacaaaaacaatttatttctttgtgcaatctctccagcagaggtggccgtatccaaggaagctatctcgtttctaggggacaacatggctacatttatgagaaattatcttcacacaggaacattttttttaataacatctaattgaagaaatgtttatgtatggcagattaatgaaactgaatgtgaatgcccagacaagaatatccctttaagtaggggaccgcctgtactgtataaaaaaaaagtggggGGATGAGATCAGACTGTAAATAAAGGGCGAGAAAGACCAAGCAGCCCAGCAGATATGTCTGCAATGAGAATGTTATTGTATGTTGTGGATTTCAGAAAACTTTCAATAAAAAAGATCTGATAAAAAAGAAAGCAACTGTGGCCATCAAAGTGGAGGTGAGGAGAGGTAGCACTGGTGTAATCCACTTCTGGTAACCAGCTATACAGGAAACTTTACCATCGTCTCATCCACATGAATGGGACAGTGCTGGTATGACCCCCACTTATTATATAGTCATATTCAAACAGTAGAAGATCAGGTCACAACCCCTACACAGCACCTGTGATTGATGTTAGGACGATAGTAGTAATCAACAGGGTTGTCCAGTCTGGAGAAAATGGGTGGAGGGATATGAAGGTGGATCTCCTGGTGGAAGTATTCTTCCTTCTCCGGTTTCTTCAGTAACACCTTGTCATAGAGAGAAGCAGTAGACCCCTCCGAGCTGCCAGCAAAGGCCAAGTACTGGAAATCTGACATTccttagaaaaaagaaaaatccattATTTGGTCACTTTTTTATAATTgtgtaagtaatgtcatgtatgtacacagtgactgcaccagcagcagaatagtgagtgcagctctggagtataatacaggatgtaactcaggatcagtacaggataagtaatgtcatgtatgtacacagtgactgcaccagcagaatagtgagtgcagctctggggtataatacaggatgtaactcaggatcagtacaggataagtaatgtcatgtatgtacacagtgactgcaccagcaggatagtgagagcagctctggggtataatacaggatgtaactcaggatcagtacaggataagtaatgttatgtatgtacacagtgactgcaccagcagcagaacagtgagtgcagctctggggtataatacaggatgtaactcaggatcagtacaggataagtaatgtcatgtatgtacacagtgactgcaccagctgcagaatagtgagtgcagctctggagtataatacaggatgtaactcaggatcagtacaggataagtaatgtcatgtatgtacacagtgactgcacctgcagcagaatagtgagtgcagctctggggtataatacaggatgtaactcaggatcagtacaggataagtaatgtcatgtatgtacacagtgactgcaccagcagcaga is drawn from Engystomops pustulosus chromosome 9, aEngPut4.maternal, whole genome shotgun sequence and contains these coding sequences:
- the GTF3C5 gene encoding LOW QUALITY PROTEIN: general transcription factor 3C polypeptide 5 (The sequence of the model RefSeq protein was modified relative to this genomic sequence to represent the inferred CDS: deleted 1 base in 1 codon); this encodes MGIFFLYSPGQSKQNGVRGNERPSSASREAESFYPGTLCTGCRAARPLKSDGPNSTDMEGTGVLTFPRNQKPMVCVEYPGLIQDVGNMLRTLGGEEGVSRVYADPAKRLELYFRPKDPYCHPLCANRFPTTTMILRVKKKTRKKKSQDPSTGEPTPEGTISMEILGVVGTVYKFQGMSDFQYLAFAGSSEGSTASLYDKVLLKKPEKEEYFHQEIHLHIPPPIFSRLDNPVDYYYRPNINHRDGYQPPHLSSENLIGLSRARRPHNAIFVNFEDGEVPNEPHPAAVKKWKKLCTNTVDMKVEQEMRRLFTCRPIWSRNAIKANLCLHPDKLKLLLPYFAYYMLTGPWRSLWVRFGYDPRKNPEAKIYQVLDFRIRCGMKYGYNSNEMPVKAKRSTYNYSLPITLKKPVPQAISMQDLTHGLGSLGSKDSKKAPPNKYRLKESVYIFREGNLPPYRQMFYQLCDINVDSLQEIIKRNDGAESECNERDGWCLPKTSDLLRDSMSLMIKQIIRSKRPALFTSPAASSDSKEPLAYESGEEEDEEEEFHPSEGSENEMETELLDYV